From Candidatus Binatus sp.:
CGCCGACGCCCGCGATCCCGTTGGACCATCCGGGCGGCAGCGCTTTTTTGGTCATGATTTCGATCCGCGGTTCCGTTCCCGCCAATGCGATCAGTTCGCGGCCGGTGCCCTGCGCAACTATTTTCCCGTGATCGATCAGCACGATTCGGTTGCATAGCCGTTCTGCTTCTTCCATGTAGTGCGTGCTGTAGAGGATCGCGCCACCGGCTTGCGCGGCCGCCTCGATGACCGCGAAGATCCGCCCGCGCGATTGCGGATCGACGCCCACGGTTGGCTCGTCGAGCATGATCGCCGCCGGAGAGTGCACCATTCCGCAGGCGATGTTCAGCCGGCGCATCATGCCGCCGGAAAATTCGCTTACCACGTCGTCCGCGCGATCGGCCAGCCCGACTTCCTCGAGCAAAGTGCGGGCGTGGCTCAAAGCGTCGCGCGCGGCCATCCCCTCTATCCGCCCAAAGAACACGAGGTTTTCAAGCGCGGTAAGCG
This genomic window contains:
- a CDS encoding ABC transporter ATP-binding protein — its product is MNPGPMIRAEDLRKRYGHRVALDGVSFTVNAGEIVGLLGPNGAGKTTALSILSGVIAPDSGRASIASYDLATAPRLARHSLGLVPQSLALYPTLTALENLVFFGRIEGMAARDALSHARTLLEEVGLADRADDVVSEFSGGMMRRLNIACGMVHSPAAIMLDEPTVGVDPQSRGRIFAVIEAAAQAGGAILYSTHYMEEAERLCNRIVLIDHGKIVAQGTGRELIALAGTEPRIEIMTKKALPPGWSNGIAGVGELPWEVFDGLAAVLTLRTLDQVPDVIRRAGEIGGEVVEFHVHRPNLQDAFLKLTGHALRDTPLR